From Meiothermus sp. QL-1, the proteins below share one genomic window:
- the ileS gene encoding isoleucine--tRNA ligase, with product MIEEKKLFQAVGEPNFPKLEEEVLRFWQENQIFAKSEQKPAPRGEFVFYEGPPTANGQPAMHHVLARAFKDIFPRYKTMRGYHVTRKGGWDTHGLPVEIAVEKKLGVLGRRSLTPEQIAEFNRQCKEWVFANIEDWNYFTQRMGMWLDLDNAYITYTNEYIESVWNLLKRMWDRGMIVRDYKVVPLSPRISTTLSQNEIADGYREVDDPSVYVRFPLDPHSTPQAVREKLSARGLPLEGLALLVWTTTPWTLPSNTMAAVHPDLDYVVVRSPSAGHLILAAEAVERVEALHKEKLEVLAHLKGREMEGWTYTPPFPEAALELGVLQRPGERRPDGRPVMHFVALADFVSTQDGSGVVHQAPVYGAEDLEISRRYDTPLLFGTDEYGIMQVTAERGKFFKDADKGLIRALRERGLLYHAGQIRHRYPFHDRTGDPILYFAKPSWFIKTSLFRQELYENNEKINWIPPHIKHGRFGNWLKENVDWAISRERYWGTPLPFWAAEDGSEYICVGSVRELSALVGRDLSGLDLHRPYVDEITFTKNGKTFRRVPEVLDVWFDSGAMPYAQWHLLLDEQGRPLPGTEENFERWRRHFPADYICEAIDQTRGWFYSLHAISTLLYGEPCFKNVICLGHLVDEKGHKMSKSKGNVVEPLPMFDKYGADAVRWYLFTASEPGEQKRFSERLVQEAQRGFLGTLWNVYSFFVLYANLDRPDLRNRPPVANRPEMDRWLVARLQQLIQEVTERLEAYDARGAGKALEAFVDELSNWYVRRNRRRFWKNEDPADQASAYATLYEALATLAQLTAPFTPFVAEALWQNLVRSVDPDAPESVHLSDWPEADAALVDEALLTQMGAVLRVVGLARSARATSGVKTRMPLPRVLVTAPSEAELAGLRHFAGEIGDELNVKQVEVLALGEELLSYRVLPNLPVLGKKYGKKVPAIRAALAELDSRMVAKTVKAGRSLSLELGDERIVLEPSEVLLEALSPEGFAAQEQDGYMAALEVRIDEELLLEGLSRDLIRLVQQARKEMGLAVSDRIHLRYEAEGRYAEALRRHGWRLQEETLALSLLEAEPTGFLTELSDEEGRVRFGLQKA from the coding sequence ATGATCGAGGAGAAAAAGCTCTTTCAAGCCGTAGGCGAGCCCAACTTCCCCAAGCTCGAGGAAGAGGTTCTCCGCTTCTGGCAGGAAAACCAGATCTTCGCCAAGTCCGAGCAAAAACCAGCCCCCCGGGGCGAGTTCGTCTTCTACGAGGGCCCGCCCACGGCCAACGGTCAGCCGGCCATGCACCACGTGCTGGCCCGGGCCTTCAAGGACATCTTCCCCCGCTACAAGACCATGCGGGGCTACCACGTCACGCGCAAGGGAGGCTGGGACACCCATGGCCTGCCGGTGGAAATCGCGGTGGAGAAAAAGCTCGGGGTGCTGGGGCGCCGCTCCCTTACCCCGGAGCAAATCGCCGAGTTCAACCGGCAGTGCAAGGAGTGGGTCTTCGCCAACATCGAGGACTGGAACTACTTCACCCAGCGCATGGGGATGTGGCTCGACCTGGACAACGCCTACATCACCTACACCAACGAGTACATCGAGTCGGTGTGGAACCTTCTGAAGCGGATGTGGGACCGCGGCATGATCGTGCGGGACTACAAGGTGGTGCCGCTCTCCCCCCGCATCTCCACCACCCTCTCGCAGAACGAGATCGCCGACGGTTACCGGGAGGTGGACGACCCCAGCGTCTACGTGCGCTTCCCGCTAGACCCCCACAGCACCCCCCAGGCGGTGCGGGAAAAGCTATCTGCCCGGGGCCTGCCCCTGGAGGGCCTCGCCCTGCTGGTCTGGACCACCACCCCCTGGACCCTGCCCTCCAACACCATGGCCGCGGTGCACCCCGACCTGGACTACGTGGTGGTGCGCTCGCCCTCGGCGGGCCACCTGATTCTGGCCGCCGAGGCGGTGGAGCGGGTGGAGGCGCTGCATAAGGAAAAGCTGGAGGTGCTGGCCCACCTGAAGGGCAGGGAGATGGAGGGCTGGACCTATACCCCGCCCTTCCCCGAGGCCGCGCTCGAGCTGGGCGTCCTTCAGCGGCCAGGGGAAAGACGGCCGGATGGACGGCCGGTGATGCACTTCGTAGCCCTGGCCGATTTCGTAAGCACCCAGGACGGCTCTGGGGTGGTGCACCAGGCGCCGGTTTACGGGGCTGAGGACCTGGAGATTTCCCGCCGCTACGACACCCCCCTCCTCTTCGGCACCGACGAGTACGGCATCATGCAAGTCACCGCGGAGCGGGGCAAGTTCTTCAAGGACGCCGACAAAGGCCTCATCCGCGCCCTCAGGGAACGGGGGCTTCTGTACCACGCCGGCCAGATCCGCCACCGCTACCCCTTCCACGACCGCACCGGCGACCCCATCCTCTACTTCGCCAAGCCGAGCTGGTTCATCAAGACCTCCCTCTTCCGCCAGGAGCTTTACGAGAACAACGAGAAGATCAACTGGATTCCGCCCCACATCAAGCACGGGCGCTTCGGCAACTGGCTCAAGGAGAATGTGGACTGGGCCATCAGCCGCGAGCGCTACTGGGGCACCCCCCTACCCTTCTGGGCAGCAGAGGATGGCTCGGAGTACATCTGCGTGGGCAGCGTGCGCGAGCTCTCGGCCCTGGTGGGGCGCGACCTCTCCGGGCTCGACCTGCACCGCCCCTACGTGGACGAGATCACCTTCACCAAGAACGGCAAAACCTTCCGCCGGGTGCCGGAGGTGCTGGATGTGTGGTTCGACTCGGGGGCCATGCCCTACGCCCAGTGGCACCTGCTGCTCGACGAGCAGGGCCGGCCGCTGCCCGGCACCGAGGAGAACTTCGAGCGCTGGCGCCGCCACTTCCCCGCCGACTACATCTGCGAGGCCATCGACCAGACCCGGGGCTGGTTCTACTCCCTCCACGCCATCTCCACCCTGCTCTACGGCGAGCCCTGCTTCAAGAACGTGATCTGCTTGGGCCACCTGGTGGACGAGAAGGGCCACAAGATGTCCAAGAGCAAGGGCAACGTGGTGGAGCCCCTGCCCATGTTCGACAAGTACGGGGCCGACGCGGTGCGCTGGTACCTGTTTACCGCCTCGGAACCGGGCGAGCAGAAGCGCTTCTCCGAGCGGCTGGTGCAGGAGGCCCAGCGGGGCTTTTTGGGCACCCTTTGGAACGTGTACAGCTTCTTTGTGCTCTACGCCAACCTGGACAGGCCTGACCTGCGCAACCGCCCCCCGGTCGCGAACCGGCCCGAGATGGACCGCTGGCTTGTAGCGCGGCTGCAGCAGCTCATTCAAGAGGTTACGGAGAGGCTCGAGGCCTACGACGCGCGCGGGGCAGGCAAGGCCCTGGAGGCCTTTGTGGACGAACTGTCCAACTGGTACGTGCGGCGCAACCGGCGGCGCTTTTGGAAAAACGAGGACCCCGCCGACCAGGCCTCGGCCTACGCCACCCTTTACGAGGCCCTGGCGACGCTGGCTCAGCTCACGGCCCCCTTCACCCCCTTTGTGGCCGAGGCTTTGTGGCAGAACCTGGTGCGCTCGGTGGACCCCGATGCCCCCGAGTCGGTGCACCTCTCGGACTGGCCGGAGGCCGATGCGGCGCTGGTGGACGAGGCCCTCCTAACCCAGATGGGGGCGGTGCTCCGGGTGGTGGGGCTGGCCCGGAGCGCCCGGGCCACCAGCGGGGTCAAGACCCGTATGCCCCTGCCCAGGGTGCTGGTGACAGCCCCCAGCGAGGCCGAGCTGGCGGGGCTGCGCCACTTTGCCGGTGAGATTGGCGATGAGCTCAACGTCAAGCAGGTCGAGGTGCTGGCCCTGGGCGAGGAGCTTCTATCTTACCGGGTCTTGCCCAACCTGCCGGTGCTGGGGAAGAAGTACGGCAAGAAGGTGCCGGCCATCCGGGCCGCCCTGGCCGAGCTCGACAGCAGGATGGTGGCCAAAACCGTGAAGGCCGGACGAAGCCTGAGCCTCGAGCTGGGGGACGAGCGAATCGTGCTGGAGCCCTCAGAGGTCCTTCTGGAGGCGCTTTCTCCCGAGGGCTTCGCCGCCCAGGAGCAGGACGGGTACATGGCTGCCCTGGAGGTCAGGATCGACGAGGAGCTTTTGCTCGAGGGGCTGAGCCGTGACCTCATCCGGCTGGTGCAGCAGGCCCGCAAGGAGATGGGGCTCGCGGTCTCCGACCGCATCCACCTCCGCTATGAGGCCGAGGGCCGCTACGCCGAGGCGCTGAGGCGGCACGGGTGGCGGCTGCAGGAGGAGACCCTGGCCCTTTCGCTTCTGGAGGCTGAGCCCACCGGCTTCCTCACCGAGCTTAGCGACGAGGAAGGCCGGGTGCGCTTCGGGCTGCAGAAGGCCTAG
- the fsa gene encoding fructose-6-phosphate aldolase, with protein sequence MDLYLDTAEVSEIREIAAWGVLSGVTTNPSLIAKAGRPLEPTIKEICAIVGGPVSAEVVSTHAPEMIAEGRRLAAIDAHVVVKLPTTVEGLKACKALASEGIRVNMTLVFSANQALLCAKAGAWCVSPFLGRLDDISWEGMELVREIAEIYQVQGLSTRILAASIRHPRHVAEVARLGAHMATMPPKVFRQLIQHPLTDAGLEAFLKDWARAGAN encoded by the coding sequence ATGGACCTCTACCTGGATACGGCAGAAGTGAGCGAGATTCGGGAAATCGCCGCCTGGGGCGTTCTTTCAGGGGTGACCACCAACCCCTCGCTAATCGCCAAGGCAGGCCGTCCCCTGGAGCCTACCATCAAAGAGATATGCGCAATTGTGGGCGGCCCTGTCTCCGCCGAGGTGGTCTCCACCCATGCCCCCGAGATGATCGCTGAGGGGCGCCGGCTCGCGGCGATCGACGCCCACGTGGTGGTCAAGCTGCCCACCACCGTCGAGGGCCTCAAGGCCTGCAAAGCCCTTGCCTCGGAGGGCATCCGGGTCAATATGACCCTGGTCTTCTCGGCCAACCAGGCCCTGCTCTGCGCCAAGGCTGGGGCCTGGTGCGTCTCGCCCTTTTTAGGCCGCCTGGACGATATCTCCTGGGAGGGGATGGAGCTCGTCCGGGAGATTGCCGAGATTTACCAGGTGCAGGGGCTTTCCACCCGCATCCTGGCTGCCTCCATCCGTCACCCCCGCCACGTGGCCGAGGTGGCCCGGCTGGGGGCCCATATGGCCACCATGCCCCCCAAGGTCTTCCGCCAGCTTATCCAGCACCCCTTGACCGATGCCGGCCTCGAGGCCTTCCTCAAGGACTGGGCCCGGGCCGGCGCCAACTAG
- the rho gene encoding transcription termination factor Rho, producing the protein MRRKAQSQVPLSYQELSNRILPELHLLAAEAGIPNYKKLSKDELVMLLLSREASEEGLSLARGYLEISPDGYGFLQENLYDLESRTVIVSAGLIKQYQLRTGDYVVGRARPARENERYGTLMKVEAVNNLDPEAASKRPKFDDLIPQFPDKQIILETTPEEVSTRVIDLLAPIGRGQRGLIVAPPKAGKTTLLKKIARAVLRNEPDIKVIVLLIDERPEEVTDFRESVEGAEVIASTFDEPPQNHIRVAEFVHERSRRIVEEGGHVLILLDSITRLARANNLVTPPTGRTLSGGLDSAALHFPKRFLGAARNIRGGGSLTILATALVETGSRMDDVIFEEFKGTGNMELHLSRRLEERRIFPAIDILKSGTRREELLLGEEVLQKMWLLRKVLADMDPAEAMEMLLSRLSRTRSNKEFLASLGGK; encoded by the coding sequence ATCCGCCGCAAGGCCCAAAGCCAGGTGCCCCTGAGCTATCAGGAGCTTTCCAACCGCATCCTGCCCGAGCTGCACCTCCTGGCCGCGGAGGCCGGCATCCCCAACTACAAGAAGCTCTCCAAGGACGAGCTGGTGATGCTCCTTCTGTCGCGGGAAGCGAGCGAGGAGGGGCTGAGCCTGGCCAGGGGTTACCTGGAGATCAGCCCGGACGGCTATGGGTTTTTGCAGGAGAACCTCTACGACCTCGAGTCCCGCACGGTGATCGTCTCGGCGGGCCTCATCAAGCAGTACCAGCTCCGCACCGGGGACTACGTTGTGGGCAGGGCCCGCCCTGCCCGCGAAAACGAGCGCTATGGCACCTTGATGAAGGTCGAGGCGGTCAACAACCTCGACCCTGAGGCTGCCTCCAAGCGCCCCAAGTTCGACGACCTCATCCCCCAGTTCCCCGACAAGCAGATCATCCTGGAGACCACCCCGGAGGAGGTCTCGACCCGGGTGATCGACCTTCTAGCGCCCATCGGCCGCGGCCAGCGCGGCCTCATTGTGGCCCCGCCCAAGGCCGGCAAGACCACCTTGCTCAAAAAGATTGCCCGGGCGGTGCTCAGAAACGAGCCCGATATCAAGGTCATCGTCCTCCTGATTGACGAGCGCCCCGAAGAGGTCACCGACTTCCGCGAGTCGGTGGAGGGGGCCGAGGTGATCGCCTCAACCTTTGACGAGCCGCCGCAGAACCACATCCGGGTGGCCGAGTTCGTGCACGAAAGGAGCCGCCGCATCGTCGAAGAGGGTGGGCATGTGCTGATTCTGCTCGACTCCATCACCCGCCTGGCCCGGGCCAACAACCTGGTCACGCCCCCCACCGGCCGCACCCTTTCGGGCGGCCTGGACTCGGCGGCGCTGCACTTCCCAAAGCGCTTTTTGGGCGCGGCCCGCAACATCCGGGGTGGGGGCTCCCTCACCATCCTGGCCACCGCCCTGGTCGAGACCGGAAGCCGCATGGACGACGTGATCTTCGAGGAATTCAAGGGTACCGGGAACATGGAGCTGCATCTTTCGCGCAGGCTGGAGGAGCGCCGCATCTTCCCGGCCATCGACATCCTCAAGTCCGGCACCCGCCGCGAGGAGCTGCTTTTGGGGGAGGAGGTGTTGCAGAAGATGTGGCTTCTGCGCAAGGTGCTGGCCGATATGGACCCTGCTGAGGCCATGGAGATGCTGCTTTCGCGGCTTTCCCGCACCAGGAGCAACAAGGAGTTCCTTGCATCCTTGGGGGGGAAGTAG
- a CDS encoding peptidoglycan DD-metalloendopeptidase family protein — MVIGELLGSVLATGVLGLPGALFQPGLPGTKITVDAPARKGWVLYTVQPGDTLSQIAHRYRVDARAIMYSSGLESPSLRPGQVLRIPLVDQASSSVRLPPGVQAYTVRPGDTAQSIARRFDLTLLGLVSANPELKSLDRLEVGSTLYIPTAEPGLIVRLRPGETVQDLSRRYGLSITAIARANQLSSPTEVGPGDLVLLPGIQARTTYERLLRIQEAERKAREEERRRLAEERRRQEEARRRQLAERQAQLRAQSQPQLRRANAVVAAAGYRWPMTNFTITTYFGRRGVFQRFHTGIDLAAPVGTPIYAARAGVVTVAGWSRSGYGLHVVLDHGGGQETLYGHMSRIAVRPGQRVERGELIGYVGSTGWSTGPHLHFEVRVDGVARNPLAFLP; from the coding sequence TTGGTCATCGGTGAGCTCTTGGGTAGCGTGCTGGCAACGGGTGTTCTGGGCTTGCCCGGCGCCCTGTTCCAGCCCGGCCTACCTGGAACCAAGATTACCGTGGACGCCCCAGCCCGCAAGGGCTGGGTGCTTTATACCGTTCAGCCTGGCGATACCCTGAGCCAGATTGCCCACCGCTACCGGGTGGATGCGCGGGCCATCATGTACAGCAGCGGCCTGGAGAGCCCCAGCCTGCGCCCGGGCCAGGTGCTGCGCATCCCCCTGGTGGACCAGGCCTCCAGCTCGGTCCGCCTGCCCCCAGGGGTGCAGGCCTACACCGTGCGGCCGGGCGATACCGCCCAGTCCATCGCCCGGCGTTTTGACCTGACCCTTTTGGGTCTGGTCTCGGCCAACCCGGAACTAAAGAGCCTGGACCGGCTCGAGGTGGGCTCCACCCTGTACATCCCCACCGCCGAGCCAGGCCTTATCGTGCGGCTCAGGCCCGGCGAGACGGTGCAGGACCTATCCCGCCGCTATGGCCTCTCCATTACCGCGATTGCCCGGGCCAACCAGCTCAGCTCGCCCACCGAGGTCGGTCCGGGCGACCTGGTGCTTTTGCCCGGCATCCAGGCCCGCACCACCTACGAGCGCCTGCTTCGGATTCAGGAAGCTGAGCGCAAAGCCCGCGAGGAGGAACGCCGCCGGCTGGCCGAGGAGCGCCGGCGGCAGGAGGAGGCCCGCCGGCGCCAGCTGGCCGAGCGGCAGGCCCAGCTCAGGGCCCAAAGCCAGCCCCAGCTCCGCCGGGCCAACGCGGTGGTGGCTGCAGCGGGCTACCGCTGGCCCATGACCAACTTCACCATCACCACCTACTTCGGCCGCCGGGGGGTGTTCCAGCGCTTCCACACCGGCATAGACCTGGCTGCCCCGGTGGGCACCCCCATCTACGCCGCCCGGGCTGGGGTGGTGACGGTGGCCGGTTGGAGCCGCTCGGGCTACGGCCTGCACGTGGTGCTGGACCATGGCGGGGGTCAGGAGACCCTGTACGGCCACATGTCCCGGATTGCGGTTCGCCCTGGGCAGCGGGTGGAGCGGGGCGAGCTAATCGGCTATGTGGGCTCTACCGGCTGGAGCACCGGCCCCCACCTGCACTTCGAGGTACGGGTGGACGGGGTGGCCCGCAACCCGCTGGCCTTCTTGCCCTAG
- a CDS encoding HAD family hydrolase, producing MIRLIALDLDGTFYAGRSLGVPPSAWAAVDKARNLGLRFAVCTGRPIGGHGLAWARRLEPHGPHIFNDGASICDAQGQSLHAHPLPRLAELVGLARRYGLPFDLMGAWGGRYYEEGLMPPELLAHVEITGIEARSARFEEITEPLVRLWFVVSDLGLWKTVRPELTALEEIDLAEYVSPREVIAGAIQKGVSKATGLRWLANYYGLGMDEIAMVGDSHNDLEALRVAGLAIAMGNAAEEVKAVAHHVTAHVREDGFAQAVEYILAQNG from the coding sequence ATGATCCGCCTGATCGCCCTCGACCTGGATGGAACCTTCTACGCCGGCCGCAGCCTGGGGGTACCCCCCTCGGCCTGGGCTGCGGTAGACAAAGCCCGCAACCTGGGCCTCCGGTTTGCCGTCTGCACCGGGCGGCCCATCGGGGGGCACGGGCTGGCCTGGGCTCGGCGGCTGGAGCCCCACGGACCCCACATCTTCAACGATGGGGCCTCTATCTGCGACGCCCAGGGGCAAAGCCTTCACGCCCACCCTCTGCCCCGCCTAGCCGAGCTGGTGGGGCTGGCGCGGCGGTACGGCCTGCCCTTCGACCTGATGGGGGCCTGGGGCGGGCGCTACTACGAGGAGGGGCTGATGCCACCGGAGCTTTTGGCCCACGTAGAGATTACCGGCATAGAGGCCCGCTCCGCCCGGTTTGAGGAGATTACAGAACCGCTGGTCCGGCTGTGGTTCGTGGTGAGCGACCTAGGGCTTTGGAAAACGGTCAGGCCTGAACTCACTGCGCTTGAAGAGATAGACCTGGCCGAGTACGTAAGCCCCCGCGAGGTCATTGCCGGAGCTATCCAAAAAGGCGTCTCCAAAGCCACGGGCCTTCGCTGGCTGGCAAACTACTACGGGCTTGGCATGGACGAGATAGCCATGGTAGGCGACAGCCACAACGACCTGGAGGCCCTGCGGGTGGCCGGCCTGGCCATCGCCATGGGCAACGCAGCCGAGGAGGTGAAAGCGGTGGCCCACCACGTCACTGCCCACGTGCGGGAGGACGGCTTTGCCCAGGCCGTCGAGTACATCCTAGCGCAAAACGGCTAG
- a CDS encoding HAD family hydrolase: protein MGGIRLVLIDIDGTLLGPAGVPACAWEAAARARAAGLHLGICTGRPGRGFALEYARRLDPEGLHIFESGAVVVSGEKIVQSRVLPEAAYRRLHELSRLHGIPFEVYTAQGGFYRETDHPDLLAHETLLGFEAGVEDLAHPPGPVVRVQYLWRGAAWPPVRQAIRAMPGVELHESTSPGMPGVGFSSVTAAGVSKRQAAEWVAAQMGLELKQVAMVGDGENDLELIQAAGLGIAMGNAPARVRAAADRVVAPVEACGLAQALDLAVESM from the coding sequence ATGGGCGGTATCCGACTGGTCCTCATCGATATAGACGGCACCCTCCTCGGCCCCGCGGGCGTGCCGGCCTGCGCCTGGGAGGCCGCGGCGCGGGCCCGGGCGGCTGGGCTCCACCTCGGCATATGCACCGGCCGGCCCGGGCGGGGCTTCGCCCTGGAGTACGCCCGGCGGCTCGACCCGGAGGGGCTTCACATCTTCGAGTCGGGGGCGGTGGTGGTCTCGGGGGAGAAGATTGTCCAGAGCCGGGTCCTGCCCGAGGCCGCCTACCGGCGGCTTCACGAGCTGAGCCGCCTCCACGGGATTCCCTTCGAGGTCTACACCGCCCAGGGCGGCTTTTACCGCGAAACCGACCACCCCGACCTCCTGGCCCACGAGACCCTGCTGGGCTTCGAGGCCGGCGTAGAGGACCTGGCCCATCCCCCGGGCCCGGTGGTGCGGGTGCAGTACCTCTGGCGCGGTGCCGCCTGGCCGCCGGTGCGGCAGGCCATCCGGGCCATGCCCGGGGTGGAGCTGCACGAGTCCACCAGCCCGGGCATGCCGGGGGTGGGCTTCAGTTCGGTCACCGCTGCCGGGGTTTCCAAGCGCCAGGCAGCGGAGTGGGTGGCGGCCCAGATGGGGCTCGAGCTAAAGCAGGTGGCCATGGTGGGCGACGGGGAGAACGACCTCGAGCTCATCCAGGCAGCCGGGCTGGGCATCGCCATGGGCAACGCCCCCGCACGGGTCCGGGCAGCGGCCGACCGGGTGGTGGCCCCCGTTGAAGCCTGCGGCCTGGCTCAGGCGCTGGACCTAGCGGTGGAGTCTATGTGA
- a CDS encoding PhzF family phenazine biosynthesis protein encodes MANLRVPYLLADAFTEVVGGGNRVALVLDAQGLSSEEMQRLALRLGQPQVAFVTHWDKNSFSARFFAGGSEVEFSGHAAVALAHSLAREGRFPREARKIHLRTISELLTVELNQGQVFVQSPTPRFRDPPPWRVLQEFIEALGANERYLHRGLPYGVASTGLWTLFMPVVAPGLVDALEPEMDQLARLSQAHQVSTVHVFAPIGPRRFYARTFAPALGIPEDPVTGSPNAGLGALLARAGVVPRWEGEVRLSVLQGHRVGGPGQVEVRVVYDPAGNILAVYIGGSAVVAEAGLVEMGEPN; translated from the coding sequence GTGGCTAACCTGCGCGTCCCCTACCTGCTGGCCGATGCCTTCACCGAGGTGGTGGGCGGGGGCAACCGGGTGGCGCTGGTGCTCGACGCGCAGGGGCTATCCTCCGAGGAGATGCAGCGCCTGGCCCTGCGGCTCGGCCAGCCCCAGGTGGCCTTCGTAACCCACTGGGACAAAAACAGCTTCAGCGCCCGGTTTTTCGCTGGGGGCAGCGAGGTGGAGTTCAGCGGACACGCCGCTGTGGCCCTTGCCCACAGCCTGGCCCGGGAGGGCCGCTTCCCCAGGGAGGCCCGGAAAATCCACCTGCGCACCATCAGCGAGCTGCTGACGGTGGAGCTAAACCAGGGCCAGGTCTTCGTGCAAAGCCCCACCCCCCGTTTCCGCGACCCACCTCCCTGGCGGGTGCTGCAGGAGTTCATCGAGGCCCTGGGGGCCAACGAGCGCTACCTGCACCGGGGGCTGCCCTACGGCGTCGCCTCCACCGGGCTCTGGACCCTCTTCATGCCGGTGGTGGCCCCGGGGCTGGTGGACGCGCTGGAGCCCGAGATGGACCAGCTGGCCCGGCTCTCGCAGGCTCACCAGGTAAGCACGGTCCACGTCTTCGCCCCCATCGGCCCCCGCCGCTTCTACGCCCGCACCTTCGCCCCGGCCCTGGGCATCCCCGAAGACCCGGTCACCGGCTCGCCCAACGCGGGCCTGGGAGCCCTGCTGGCCCGGGCCGGGGTGGTGCCCCGCTGGGAGGGAGAGGTCAGGCTGAGCGTGCTGCAGGGGCACCGGGTGGGTGGCCCTGGCCAGGTAGAGGTGCGGGTGGTCTACGACCCCGCAGGGAACATCCTGGCGGTCTACATAGGGGGCTCTGCTGTGGTGGCCGAGGCCGGCCTTGTCGAGATGGGAGAACCCAACTGA
- the aspS gene encoding aspartate--tRNA ligase, producing the protein MRRTLYCGQLREQHAGQRVVLEGWVNRRRDLGGLIFIDLRDREGIVQIIVQPEAPCFAEADRLRSEWVVRVEGVVRRRPAEQVNPRIATGQVEVVAERLEVLAEARTPPFPIDAAWRGEADPEVSEEVRLRHRVVDLRRRRLHRNLRLRHQVVAAIYRFLDAEGFISVETPYLTRSTPEGARDFLVPSRLAPGHFYALPQSPQLFKQMLMVSGYDRYFQIARCFRDEDLRADRQPDFTQLDLEMSFVEQEDILELNERLAAYILRETLGVEIPLPFPRLSYAEAMNRYGSDKPDLRFGLELKDVTELFRGGEFRAFAGAETVKLLVAPALLSRKEIEELEALARSKGAPGLAWARVEKGALTGGIARFIPQGLPERVGAAEGQTLLFVAGPWRRAAEGLGAVRLELGRRLGLVEPGFKFLWVVDFPLLEWDQEAGRWTYMHHPFTSPNLDDLALLETDPGRVRAYAYDLVLNGSEIGGGSIRIHRRELQERIFALLGIGPEEAREKFGFLLEALAYGAPPHGGIAWGLDRFVAHLAGEESIREVIAFPKNKEGKEPLTGAPAPVEEAQLEVLGLALRSEVPRG; encoded by the coding sequence ATGCGCCGTACGCTTTACTGCGGGCAACTACGCGAACAACACGCAGGGCAACGGGTGGTGCTGGAGGGCTGGGTCAACCGCAGGCGCGATCTGGGCGGTCTTATCTTTATCGACCTGCGCGACCGGGAGGGCATCGTGCAAATCATCGTGCAGCCCGAGGCCCCCTGCTTCGCCGAGGCCGACCGCCTGCGCTCGGAGTGGGTGGTGAGGGTGGAGGGGGTGGTGCGGCGCCGGCCGGCCGAGCAGGTAAACCCCAGGATTGCCACCGGCCAGGTGGAGGTGGTGGCCGAGCGGCTCGAGGTGCTGGCCGAGGCCAGGACCCCCCCCTTCCCCATCGACGCCGCCTGGCGGGGGGAGGCGGACCCTGAGGTAAGCGAGGAGGTGCGGCTCAGGCACCGGGTGGTGGACCTGCGCCGCCGGCGGCTGCACCGGAACCTGCGCCTGCGCCACCAGGTGGTGGCGGCCATATACCGCTTTCTGGATGCAGAGGGCTTCATCAGCGTCGAGACCCCCTACCTGACCCGCTCCACCCCCGAGGGGGCGCGGGACTTCCTGGTGCCCTCGCGGCTTGCCCCCGGCCATTTCTACGCTCTGCCCCAGTCCCCCCAGCTTTTCAAGCAGATGCTGATGGTCTCGGGCTACGACCGCTACTTCCAGATTGCCCGCTGTTTTCGCGACGAAGACCTGCGCGCCGACCGCCAGCCCGACTTCACCCAGCTCGACCTGGAGATGTCCTTCGTGGAGCAGGAGGACATCCTCGAGCTCAACGAGCGGCTGGCCGCCTACATCCTGCGCGAGACCCTGGGGGTGGAGATCCCCCTCCCCTTCCCCCGCCTCTCCTACGCCGAGGCCATGAACCGCTACGGCTCAGATAAGCCCGACCTGCGCTTCGGCCTGGAGCTAAAGGATGTGACCGAGCTCTTCCGGGGGGGTGAGTTCCGGGCTTTTGCCGGCGCAGAGACGGTCAAGCTGCTGGTGGCCCCGGCCCTGCTCTCGCGCAAGGAGATTGAGGAGCTCGAGGCCCTGGCCAGGTCCAAAGGGGCCCCCGGCCTGGCCTGGGCGCGGGTCGAGAAGGGGGCGCTTACGGGCGGAATCGCCCGGTTCATACCGCAAGGCCTGCCGGAGCGGGTGGGCGCTGCTGAAGGCCAGACCCTGCTCTTTGTGGCCGGCCCCTGGCGCCGGGCGGCGGAGGGCCTGGGGGCGGTGCGGCTCGAGCTGGGGCGAAGGCTTGGCCTGGTCGAGCCCGGCTTCAAATTCCTATGGGTGGTGGACTTCCCTCTCCTGGAGTGGGACCAGGAGGCAGGCCGGTGGACCTACATGCACCACCCCTTCACCAGCCCCAACCTGGACGACCTGGCGCTGCTCGAGACGGACCCCGGGCGGGTGCGGGCCTATGCCTACGACCTGGTGCTCAACGGCAGCGAGATCGGCGGGGGTTCCATCCGCATCCACCGGCGCGAGCTGCAGGAGCGCATCTTCGCCCTGCTGGGGATTGGCCCCGAGGAGGCCCGGGAAAAGTTTGGTTTCCTGCTCGAGGCCCTGGCCTACGGAGCCCCACCGCACGGGGGCATCGCCTGGGGGCTGGACCGCTTCGTGGCCCACCTGGCAGGCGAGGAGTCCATCCGCGAGGTCATCGCCTTTCCCAAGAACAAGGAGGGCAAAGAACCCCTCACCGGCGCCCCAGCCCCGGTGGAGGAGGCCCAGCTGGAGGTCTTGGGGCTGGCGCTGCGGAGCGAGGTGCCTCGTGGCTAA